A part of Citrifermentans bremense genomic DNA contains:
- a CDS encoding c-type heme family protein has protein sequence MPTITTRKMFTLLHVSLFLIVSAATIFTVNHQQRAQALVVAQEKARLILDHNLAIHSYFSNQLKPQLFQLTDLYRPKEYFNPVWMSSTYAVREIDLYNKAFSNSDFYYKECAINARSPRNEADPVERAFLEETRKDPRLAVKSFIREIEGKPYFVVMRRGESMEKSCLRCHSTPGAAPADMVARYGPERSFSREDRELVSAISIRIPLHEAYVNANKLSFELCFLLLAILGVSSGAQFLVMNRMLLNPLAVLRDRTDAILRDENRLGQDIPELSRAEELKELTVTFNQLSRHLRKEKDGLLEQVKERTAALESANQALEEDVREREQIQQELAAKVAQLQEALAKVRTLEGILPICSYCKKIRTDEESWQQLEQYISEHSDAHFSHGICPSCFDQLQESYKKRGARDPEE, from the coding sequence ATGCCGACGATCACAACCCGGAAAATGTTCACCTTGCTGCATGTGTCCCTGTTTCTCATTGTCTCCGCCGCCACGATCTTCACGGTCAACCACCAGCAGCGCGCCCAGGCGCTGGTGGTGGCGCAGGAGAAGGCGAGGCTGATACTGGACCACAACCTTGCCATTCACAGCTACTTCTCCAACCAGCTGAAACCGCAGCTTTTTCAGCTGACGGACCTGTATCGCCCGAAGGAATACTTCAATCCGGTATGGATGTCTTCCACCTATGCGGTGCGCGAGATCGACCTCTACAACAAGGCCTTCTCCAACAGCGACTTCTACTACAAGGAGTGCGCGATCAACGCCCGCAGCCCCCGCAACGAGGCGGACCCGGTGGAACGCGCTTTCCTGGAGGAGACCAGGAAGGATCCCCGCCTCGCCGTCAAGTCCTTCATCCGCGAGATCGAGGGCAAGCCCTACTTCGTGGTGATGCGCCGCGGCGAGAGCATGGAGAAGAGCTGCCTTAGGTGCCACAGCACACCTGGCGCGGCGCCTGCCGACATGGTGGCGAGATATGGCCCCGAGCGCAGTTTCAGCCGCGAGGACCGGGAGCTCGTCTCCGCCATATCGATCCGCATCCCGCTGCACGAGGCTTATGTCAACGCCAACAAGCTCTCCTTCGAGCTCTGCTTCCTGCTGCTGGCCATCCTCGGGGTGTCGTCGGGAGCGCAGTTCCTGGTCATGAACCGGATGCTTTTGAACCCGCTCGCCGTCCTGCGCGACAGGACCGACGCGATCCTGCGCGATGAAAACAGGCTGGGGCAGGATATACCGGAGTTGTCCAGGGCGGAGGAACTAAAGGAGCTGACCGTAACCTTCAACCAGCTCTCCCGCCATTTGCGCAAGGAGAAGGACGGGTTGTTGGAGCAGGTGAAGGAGAGGACTGCCGCGCTGGAGTCGGCGAACCAGGCGCTGGAGGAAGACGTAAGGGAGAGGGAGCAGATACAGCAGGAACTGGCGGCGAAGGTGGCGCAGCTTCAAGAGGCGCTGGCCAAGGTGCGGACCCTGGAAGGCATCCTCCCCATCTGTTCCTACTGCAAGAAGATCCGCACCGACGAGGAGAGCTGGCAGCAGTTGGAGCAGTACATAAGCGAGCATTCGGATGCCCACTTCAGCCACGGCATCTGCCCCTCCTGCTTCGATCAGCTGCAGGAGTCGTACAAGAAACGGGGCGCGCGGGACCCGGAGGAATAA
- a CDS encoding winged helix-turn-helix transcriptional regulator, with the protein MGNGQAAAQMVFRDKEYKCGIDVTLALVGGKWKASILWHLAQETMRFSDLQRQFSDTTRKMLTQQLRELEVDGLVHRKVYAQVPPKVEYSLTEKGKTIFPILDLMCEWGRTYLQEE; encoded by the coding sequence ATGGGAAACGGGCAGGCGGCGGCACAGATGGTTTTCAGGGACAAGGAGTACAAGTGCGGCATCGACGTGACGCTGGCGCTGGTGGGGGGGAAGTGGAAGGCGTCCATTCTCTGGCACCTGGCCCAGGAGACCATGCGCTTTTCGGATCTGCAGCGCCAGTTCTCCGACACCACCCGCAAGATGCTGACCCAGCAGCTGCGGGAGCTGGAAGTGGACGGGCTGGTGCACCGCAAGGTCTACGCACAGGTGCCGCCCAAGGTGGAATACTCGCTCACCGAGAAAGGAAAGACCATCTTCCCCATCCTCGACCTCATGTGCGAGTGGGGACGCACCTATCTGCAGGAGGAATAG
- a CDS encoding flavodoxin family protein — translation MKMVAFNGSPNREGNTYHAIKLVAAELEKEGIETEIIHVGNKTIRGCIACMQCAKNQDEQCALKDDEVNEWVQKMKGADAILLGSPVHYSGIGGTMKSFLDRAFFVGGVNGSLFRHKVGACVVAVRRSGGVTTFDQLNHFINYSEMLVATSNYWNVIHGRVPGEALKDEEGVQIMSVLGKNMAWLMKLVQHGKGAVPAPEKEAKVMTNFVR, via the coding sequence ATGAAGATGGTGGCATTCAACGGAAGCCCCAACCGGGAAGGGAACACCTATCACGCCATCAAGCTCGTCGCCGCCGAGCTGGAGAAGGAAGGGATAGAGACCGAGATCATCCACGTGGGCAACAAGACCATCCGCGGCTGCATCGCCTGCATGCAGTGCGCGAAAAACCAGGACGAGCAGTGCGCGCTGAAGGACGACGAGGTTAACGAGTGGGTGCAGAAGATGAAGGGCGCCGACGCCATCCTCCTCGGCTCCCCGGTGCACTACTCCGGTATTGGCGGGACCATGAAGTCGTTCCTTGACCGCGCCTTCTTCGTCGGCGGCGTCAACGGCAGCTTGTTCCGGCACAAGGTAGGCGCCTGCGTCGTGGCGGTGCGTCGCTCCGGCGGCGTGACCACCTTCGACCAGTTGAACCACTTCATCAACTACTCCGAGATGCTTGTGGCGACCTCCAACTACTGGAACGTGATCCACGGCAGGGTCCCCGGCGAAGCGCTCAAGGACGAGGAAGGGGTGCAGATCATGAGCGTCCTGGGCAAGAACATGGCGTGGCTGATGAAGCTGGTGCAGCACGGCAAAGGGGCGGTGCCGGCGCCTGAGAAAGAAGCGAAGGTAATGACCAACTTCGTCCGGTAA
- a CDS encoding nitroreductase family protein produces the protein MLEFKVDREKCNHCGKCVADCIPRVIAMEQGYPAMAAEKEPYCYRCQHCFTICPTGAVSILGRRAEDSRLLEGNLPDPEQVETLIKGRRSVRQYLDQNLEPQLLQRLLEVAWHAPTGVNSRQVRFTVIDDKQKLAGFRAEVMAGLGRLVRENALPEAYAFFADFVRMWEEDGIDVLFRGAPHLVVASVPQTVASPMPDCIIALSYFELFAQSNGVGTVWDGLARIAINDLVPESRVRLGIPEDHLVGCAMAFGRPAVSYKRTVQHTPALIHRPL, from the coding sequence ATGCTGGAATTCAAGGTCGACCGGGAGAAATGCAACCATTGCGGCAAGTGTGTCGCCGACTGTATCCCCAGGGTCATAGCCATGGAGCAGGGCTATCCCGCCATGGCCGCGGAAAAAGAACCGTACTGCTATCGCTGCCAGCACTGCTTCACCATCTGCCCCACCGGGGCGGTTTCCATACTCGGGAGAAGGGCGGAAGACAGCCGGCTGCTCGAGGGGAACCTGCCCGACCCGGAGCAGGTCGAGACCCTGATCAAGGGGCGCCGGTCGGTGCGGCAGTACCTGGACCAGAACCTGGAGCCGCAACTGCTGCAGCGACTTCTGGAGGTCGCCTGGCATGCCCCGACCGGGGTCAATTCGCGCCAGGTCCGCTTCACCGTCATAGACGACAAGCAAAAGCTGGCGGGGTTTCGCGCCGAGGTCATGGCGGGTCTGGGGCGCCTGGTAAGGGAGAACGCACTTCCCGAGGCGTACGCCTTCTTCGCCGACTTCGTGCGCATGTGGGAGGAAGACGGGATTGACGTCCTCTTCCGCGGGGCTCCTCACCTCGTGGTAGCGTCCGTGCCGCAGACGGTCGCGTCCCCGATGCCCGACTGCATCATCGCCCTGTCCTACTTCGAGCTCTTCGCCCAGTCCAACGGCGTCGGCACCGTGTGGGACGGCCTGGCGAGGATCGCCATCAATGACCTTGTCCCCGAGAGCCGGGTGCGGCTCGGCATCCCCGAGGACCACCTCGTGGGTTGCGCCATGGCATTCGGCAGGCCAGCCGTAAGCTACAAGAGGACCGTCCAGCACACCCCGGCATTGATCCACCGCCCGCTCTGA
- a CDS encoding Tll0287-like domain-containing protein produces MFKGLKPAALVLSVAIVLSANILSAGEKEESVATAMAEYLLSARAVLAQNQKLINDPAKGDKGFTPAVYEQQVRMEFLSRTSADITKMGDDDFGKALSDIHQSAKLVVAEAQPVINQQGKGFKGYNPAAFGAKVGATLEKRSQLRIKQTSLQFRADHNKPDEYETAVLKKFALGKGEQVHVEETELNGQKVLRYLVPLYVGKSCLTCHGDPAGSVDVSGYKREGYKEGELRGAISVAVPVM; encoded by the coding sequence ATGTTCAAAGGTCTGAAGCCCGCAGCGCTGGTCTTGTCCGTAGCAATCGTTTTGAGTGCGAACATCTTGTCTGCTGGTGAAAAAGAAGAATCGGTCGCGACTGCAATGGCGGAATATCTTCTCTCGGCCCGCGCCGTCCTGGCCCAGAACCAGAAACTAATCAATGACCCCGCTAAAGGTGACAAGGGGTTCACTCCTGCTGTCTATGAACAGCAGGTAAGGATGGAATTCCTCTCCAGGACTTCCGCGGACATCACCAAGATGGGGGACGACGACTTCGGCAAGGCCCTCTCGGATATCCACCAATCGGCGAAGCTGGTGGTTGCGGAAGCGCAGCCGGTGATTAACCAGCAGGGGAAGGGATTCAAGGGGTACAATCCCGCCGCGTTCGGCGCGAAAGTGGGCGCAACCCTGGAAAAACGCTCACAGTTGAGGATCAAGCAGACCAGCCTGCAATTCCGCGCCGACCACAACAAGCCGGACGAGTACGAGACGGCCGTCTTGAAGAAGTTCGCCCTGGGCAAAGGAGAGCAGGTCCATGTTGAAGAAACGGAACTGAACGGCCAAAAGGTGCTGAGATACCTGGTGCCGCTTTACGTCGGGAAGTCATGCCTTACCTGCCACGGTGACCCCGCCGGGAGCGTCGACGTCTCCGGGTACAAAAGGGAAGGCTACAAGGAAGGTGAGCTGCGCGGTGCCATCAGCGTAGCCGTGCCGGTAATGTAG
- a CDS encoding acyl-[ACP]--phospholipid O-acyltransferase, which yields MTTYRQSSNPLAWLNATQFLGALNDNILKLLIIFFLIGRLGAAEAGAVTAGVGAAFVLPFLLLSAPAGSLADRLAKSRLIVWVKLFEVATTLLAVISFALRFEPALYLVVFLMGCHSALFAPAKYGVIPELVPKEGLSRANGLIESFTFLAIIVGTAIASALSQAAGGRYWLSACACLAVALTGLGSARLMGNTTQCNASRPVALLPTRILKTVNEMRRDRHLMLAVIGLAWFMFIGAFAQLNLIGYGIEELGLSEAQSGYLFLAAAFGIGIGSLLAAKLSGRDVEFGIVPLGATGLTLAPVLLHAVPGNLAASLVIIVGFGVSAGVFSLPLQTFIQLRADDSKRGEVLAASSFINWVGILAASGLTWLFSGPLGLSAAQGFSVVGAMTLILTALSFWALPDFLLRFLALLTMRVFYRIRIIGKDNLPVEGPALLIPNHVTWADALLLTATNQRRIRFVMERSIYNTPILNALFRLMGVIPVSSTDGKKEMLQFIKSARAALDQGYMVCIFAEGALTRNGMLGEFRGGFERIVKNSAYPIVPVYIGGAWGSILSYAHGRLLSRLPAFAPYPVTILFGAPMPAASRAVEVRQKVAELSCDYFESKKGERRPLPEYFVRTARQQWQRKAAADSSGKTLSYGRTLTGAVALAGKLKQEIGEAEHVGILLPPSAGGVMANLAISLLGKVPVNLNYTASEASFRSAIDQCGINTVITSHAFLEKLPNLPRLSGMIFLEELVPALSRFDKLAALVKARLFPVRFICRSAGFHPDRTATVIFSSGSTGEPKGVMLSHHNIMSNIEALRMVFRVDLNDNICSALPFFHSLGFTGTLWFPLVSGFSAAYHPNPMEGEKIAAVVREHKSTLLLATPTFLLAYLRRANREDFATLRLVITGAEKLKAKVADLFEEKFGVRPMEGYGATELSPVITLSLPDVEIDGVRQQGSKEGSVGHPIPGVAIKVVDPESGAVLAPGEAGMILVKGPNVMSGYLGRADKSEEVLRDGWYLTGDIGVMDEDGFIRITDRLSRFSKIGGEMVPHGALEDELHARLGQTGVLAVTAVPDEKKGEKLVVVYTRGATDAGALQRHLAESALPNLWKPARDCYLEVENLPMLCTGKLDLKGLKELALAEQHGIAHGFCG from the coding sequence ATGACAACGTATAGACAAAGCTCCAACCCGCTCGCCTGGCTCAACGCGACACAGTTCCTCGGTGCCTTGAATGACAACATACTGAAGCTTTTGATCATCTTCTTTCTGATCGGGCGCCTTGGCGCGGCCGAAGCGGGTGCGGTCACGGCCGGCGTGGGCGCCGCCTTCGTACTCCCCTTCCTGCTCCTGTCGGCGCCCGCCGGGAGCCTCGCGGACAGGCTGGCGAAGTCGCGGCTGATCGTCTGGGTGAAACTGTTCGAGGTGGCGACGACGCTTCTGGCGGTAATCTCCTTCGCCCTGCGCTTTGAGCCAGCCCTATACCTGGTCGTTTTCCTGATGGGATGCCACAGCGCACTCTTCGCGCCGGCAAAATACGGGGTAATACCGGAACTGGTCCCCAAGGAAGGGCTGTCGCGCGCCAACGGGCTGATCGAATCCTTTACCTTCCTGGCCATCATCGTCGGCACTGCCATCGCCTCGGCGCTCTCCCAGGCGGCAGGTGGGCGCTATTGGCTTTCGGCCTGCGCCTGCCTCGCCGTGGCGCTCACCGGGCTCGGCTCGGCACGGTTGATGGGGAACACTACCCAATGTAACGCCTCCCGCCCGGTCGCCCTCCTCCCGACCCGGATTCTCAAGACGGTGAACGAAATGCGCCGGGACCGCCACCTCATGCTGGCGGTCATCGGGCTCGCCTGGTTCATGTTTATCGGCGCATTCGCCCAGTTGAACCTGATCGGCTACGGCATTGAGGAACTCGGGCTCAGCGAGGCGCAAAGCGGCTACCTGTTCCTCGCGGCGGCCTTCGGCATCGGCATCGGGTCGCTTCTTGCCGCGAAGCTCTCGGGGAGGGACGTGGAGTTCGGCATCGTGCCGCTCGGGGCAACCGGCCTCACCTTGGCGCCGGTCCTGCTGCACGCCGTCCCCGGTAACCTCGCAGCAAGCCTTGTCATCATCGTCGGCTTCGGCGTCTCGGCCGGGGTGTTCAGCCTGCCGCTGCAGACCTTCATCCAGCTTCGGGCGGACGACTCGAAACGGGGCGAAGTGCTGGCGGCCTCAAGCTTCATCAACTGGGTGGGGATCCTCGCGGCTTCCGGGCTCACCTGGCTCTTCAGCGGCCCGCTGGGACTTTCCGCGGCGCAGGGGTTCAGCGTCGTCGGCGCCATGACCCTGATCCTTACGGCTCTTTCCTTCTGGGCACTCCCGGACTTCCTGCTGCGCTTCCTCGCGCTTTTGACCATGCGCGTCTTTTACCGCATCAGGATCATCGGGAAAGACAACCTCCCCGTGGAAGGGCCGGCGCTCCTCATCCCCAACCACGTGACCTGGGCCGACGCGCTCCTTCTGACTGCAACCAACCAGCGCCGCATCCGCTTCGTCATGGAACGGAGCATCTACAACACCCCCATCCTCAACGCCCTGTTCCGGCTCATGGGGGTGATCCCAGTCTCCTCCACCGACGGCAAGAAGGAGATGCTGCAATTCATCAAGAGCGCCCGCGCCGCGCTTGACCAGGGGTACATGGTCTGCATCTTCGCCGAAGGGGCGCTCACCCGCAACGGGATGCTGGGCGAGTTCCGCGGCGGCTTCGAGCGCATCGTCAAAAACAGCGCCTACCCCATCGTCCCCGTCTACATCGGCGGCGCCTGGGGGAGCATCCTCTCCTACGCGCACGGCCGGCTTCTCTCCAGGCTTCCGGCCTTTGCCCCCTACCCGGTCACCATCCTCTTCGGCGCGCCGATGCCGGCAGCAAGCCGCGCGGTCGAGGTGCGTCAAAAGGTCGCGGAACTCTCCTGCGACTATTTCGAATCGAAGAAAGGAGAGCGCCGCCCCTTGCCGGAATACTTCGTGCGCACGGCGCGGCAGCAGTGGCAGCGCAAGGCCGCCGCGGACAGCTCCGGAAAGACCCTTTCCTATGGCCGGACCCTTACCGGGGCCGTGGCGCTGGCGGGGAAACTGAAGCAGGAGATTGGCGAAGCCGAGCATGTCGGGATTCTCCTTCCCCCTTCGGCGGGAGGGGTGATGGCCAACCTGGCGATCTCCCTCTTGGGGAAGGTCCCGGTGAACCTCAACTACACCGCGTCGGAAGCCTCCTTTCGCTCCGCCATCGACCAGTGCGGCATCAACACCGTGATAACCTCGCACGCGTTCCTGGAGAAGCTCCCGAACCTGCCGCGGCTCTCCGGGATGATCTTCCTGGAGGAACTGGTCCCCGCCCTCTCCCGCTTCGACAAGCTGGCGGCATTGGTGAAGGCGCGCCTTTTCCCGGTGCGATTCATCTGCCGCAGCGCAGGCTTTCACCCGGACCGGACCGCGACCGTCATCTTCTCGTCCGGCAGCACCGGCGAACCGAAGGGGGTCATGCTCAGCCACCACAACATCATGTCAAACATCGAGGCGCTGCGGATGGTGTTCCGGGTCGACCTGAACGACAACATCTGCTCCGCCCTCCCCTTCTTCCATTCGCTCGGGTTCACCGGGACGCTATGGTTCCCTCTGGTGTCAGGCTTTTCCGCCGCCTACCACCCGAACCCGATGGAAGGGGAGAAGATCGCCGCGGTCGTGCGCGAGCACAAATCGACACTGCTCCTCGCCACCCCCACTTTCCTCCTCGCCTACCTGCGCCGGGCAAACCGGGAGGATTTCGCCACCCTGCGGCTGGTGATCACAGGGGCCGAGAAGCTGAAAGCGAAGGTCGCCGACCTATTCGAGGAGAAGTTCGGCGTGCGTCCGATGGAGGGATACGGGGCAACCGAGCTCTCGCCGGTGATCACCCTGAGCCTCCCCGACGTGGAGATCGACGGGGTCAGGCAGCAGGGCTCCAAGGAGGGAAGCGTGGGGCACCCGATTCCGGGGGTCGCGATCAAGGTGGTCGATCCCGAGAGCGGGGCCGTCCTTGCGCCGGGAGAGGCAGGGATGATCCTGGTCAAGGGGCCGAACGTGATGTCCGGCTACCTGGGGCGCGCCGACAAGAGCGAGGAGGTACTGCGGGACGGCTGGTACCTGACCGGCGACATAGGCGTCATGGACGAGGACGGTTTCATCAGGATCACGGACAGGCTTTCGCGGTTCAGCAAGATCGGCGGTGAGATGGTGCCGCACGGCGCGCTGGAGGACGAACTGCACGCGCGCCTGGGGCAAACGGGCGTGCTGGCGGTGACGGCAGTGCCCGACGAGAAGAAGGGGGAAAAGCTGGTTGTGGTTTACACCAGGGGGGCGACCGATGCCGGGGCCCTGCAGCGGCATCTGGCGGAGAGCGCGCTTCCGAACCTCTGGAAGCCCGCGCGCGATTGCTATCTCGAAGTGGAAAACCTCCCGATGCTCTGCACCGGGAAGCTGGATCTGAAAGGGCTGAAGGAGTTGGCTCTGGCTGAACAACACGGCATCGCACACGGATTTTGCGGATGA
- a CDS encoding sigma 54-interacting transcriptional regulator, with product MKSSRATDSEWEFLETVARAAFANPFGETRDDLDIAISGAAPGSSADEILRAVVTRIDTQLQSLSDRGVADLRSLDGHRREVMRRVCLFHVFHRYLDHFDELIKTQLKEGDKQCRVPFARHVLGELTGFGISDQDAVRVLAVFYQLRRAFYFIKNGLVGSSPSMKTLRRHLWDCVFTHDMRWFEAGLWDKMEEFSILLLGETGTGKGAAAAAIGRSGFIPFDVAKNAFAESFTRNFVSINLSQYSEGVLESELFGHKKGAFTGAVDNHEGLFSRCAPHGVIFLDEIGDVSIPVQIKLLRVLQERIFFPVGSHEARRFSGRIVAATNRPLDEMLESGKFRDDLYYRLCSDVITLPPLRVRLKEEPQELDNLLGVLLARLAGEMPGREKQLVKRILKRDLGPDYAWPGNVRELEQAIKRIILTGRYQGVKREVPKQDAAARLSREMAEGSMNAEELLAAYCASLYQSFGTYEEVARRTRLDRRTVKKYVEMGRNRE from the coding sequence ATGAAATCATCAAGAGCTACAGACAGCGAGTGGGAATTCCTGGAGACAGTTGCGCGCGCCGCGTTTGCCAATCCGTTCGGTGAAACGAGAGACGATCTCGATATAGCCATAAGCGGGGCCGCACCTGGTTCATCGGCCGACGAGATCCTGCGTGCGGTAGTGACCCGAATCGACACACAGCTGCAGAGCCTGAGCGACAGGGGAGTGGCCGACCTGCGCAGTCTGGACGGACACCGGCGCGAGGTCATGCGCAGGGTCTGTCTTTTTCACGTCTTCCACCGCTACCTGGACCATTTCGACGAGCTGATAAAGACCCAGCTGAAGGAGGGGGACAAGCAGTGCCGCGTCCCCTTCGCCCGGCACGTGCTGGGGGAGCTGACCGGTTTCGGCATAAGCGACCAGGACGCGGTGCGCGTCCTCGCCGTCTTCTACCAGCTGCGCCGCGCCTTCTACTTCATCAAGAATGGGCTGGTGGGGAGCTCCCCCTCAATGAAGACCCTGCGCCGGCACCTCTGGGACTGCGTTTTCACCCACGATATGAGGTGGTTCGAGGCGGGCCTTTGGGACAAGATGGAGGAATTCTCCATACTTCTGTTGGGGGAAACCGGCACCGGCAAGGGGGCCGCGGCCGCCGCCATCGGGCGCTCCGGGTTCATTCCCTTCGACGTCGCAAAAAACGCCTTTGCCGAGAGCTTCACCCGCAACTTCGTCTCCATCAACCTGTCGCAGTATTCCGAAGGGGTGCTGGAAAGCGAACTCTTCGGGCACAAGAAAGGCGCCTTCACCGGCGCCGTCGACAACCACGAAGGGCTCTTCAGCCGCTGCGCCCCGCACGGCGTCATCTTCCTGGACGAGATAGGCGACGTCAGCATCCCTGTGCAGATAAAACTGCTCCGGGTGCTGCAGGAGAGGATCTTCTTCCCGGTGGGGAGTCACGAGGCCAGACGCTTCAGCGGGCGCATCGTCGCTGCGACCAACCGTCCGCTGGACGAGATGCTGGAAAGCGGTAAGTTTCGCGACGACCTCTACTACCGCCTCTGTTCCGACGTCATCACGCTTCCTCCCCTCAGGGTGCGCCTTAAAGAGGAGCCGCAGGAGTTGGACAACCTGCTTGGCGTTCTCCTCGCCCGTCTTGCCGGCGAGATGCCGGGGCGCGAGAAGCAGTTGGTGAAAAGGATCCTGAAGCGCGACCTCGGGCCGGATTACGCATGGCCGGGGAACGTGCGGGAGCTGGAACAGGCGATAAAGAGGATCATCCTCACCGGACGCTACCAGGGGGTGAAACGGGAAGTCCCGAAGCAGGACGCCGCGGCCCGGCTTTCCCGGGAGATGGCGGAAGGTTCGATGAATGCCGAGGAACTGCTTGCAGCCTACTGCGCGTCCCTTTATCAAAGCTTCGGCACCTACGAGGAAGTAGCCCGCAGGACCCGGCTCGACCGGCGCACCGTCAAGAAGTACGTGGAGATGGGTAGAAACAGGGAATGA
- a CDS encoding OmpA family protein yields MFKKVAIAAVLSLMVSGVAHAGLDALKGLGKEAGKSVAASAKEGALSAVTKKLKKVQNEKGPIKFKTGKAEIDPSCDKTMTAIAAIMTDYPGFHVQVDGHTDNVGKPEANQKLSQDRADAVVKYLVDKKGVDAKRLSAKGFGDSQPIANNKTKAGQAKNRRVDFTVTKM; encoded by the coding sequence ATGTTCAAAAAAGTTGCTATTGCTGCAGTACTGTCGCTGATGGTTTCCGGTGTTGCCCATGCAGGGCTTGACGCTCTCAAGGGCTTGGGGAAGGAAGCAGGTAAGAGCGTTGCTGCCAGCGCCAAGGAAGGGGCGCTCAGCGCCGTGACCAAGAAGCTCAAGAAGGTGCAGAACGAGAAGGGGCCGATCAAGTTCAAGACCGGCAAAGCCGAGATCGATCCTTCCTGCGACAAGACCATGACCGCCATCGCGGCAATCATGACCGACTACCCCGGCTTCCACGTCCAGGTTGACGGCCACACCGACAACGTCGGCAAGCCCGAGGCCAACCAGAAGCTTTCCCAGGACCGTGCCGATGCCGTGGTGAAATACCTGGTGGACAAGAAGGGGGTCGATGCCAAGCGCCTTTCCGCCAAAGGTTTCGGCGACAGCCAGCCTATTGCCAACAACAAGACCAAGGCCGGCCAGGCGAAGAACCGCCGCGTCGATTTCACCGTCACCAAGATGTAG
- a CDS encoding arylamine N-acetyltransferase family protein: MDIDLFLERIGVQSLPDSPLKRLQTLHRAMTKTVPFENVAVLEGKNISLEPSDIFAKVVGEGRGGYCFELNGLLAHLLERLGYKLERLLGRVWANGAPAPSLTHMTLRVFVEDRPYLCDVGFGGGTLREPLPWSPGEAAVQGPDTFRLDATDNGETMLSRLADGEWKNLYSLLPCPVRPQDYIPGNHYTSTHPNSYFTQSLVAALTTDSGRKTLRDRLFRTVGADGETERELTTFDEVVQVLDQEFGLKSLDLASLKSRLSHLFD, encoded by the coding sequence ATGGATATTGATCTATTTCTCGAACGAATTGGGGTTCAGTCACTTCCAGATTCACCCTTGAAGCGCCTTCAGACCCTGCACAGGGCGATGACCAAAACGGTGCCCTTCGAAAACGTGGCCGTTCTGGAAGGTAAGAACATCAGCCTCGAACCAAGCGACATTTTCGCAAAAGTGGTCGGAGAGGGAAGGGGTGGCTATTGCTTCGAGTTGAACGGCCTTCTTGCCCATCTGCTTGAGCGCCTTGGCTACAAGCTAGAGCGCCTGCTTGGCAGGGTCTGGGCGAACGGCGCACCGGCGCCTTCGCTGACCCATATGACGCTGCGTGTTTTCGTGGAAGACCGTCCCTACCTTTGCGATGTCGGCTTCGGGGGAGGGACGTTGAGGGAGCCGTTGCCCTGGTCTCCCGGTGAGGCCGCGGTACAAGGCCCTGACACGTTCCGGCTTGATGCGACCGACAACGGGGAAACCATGCTGTCGCGGCTTGCGGATGGGGAATGGAAGAACCTGTACAGCCTGCTCCCCTGCCCGGTGCGTCCCCAGGACTACATCCCCGGCAATCATTACACGTCGACCCACCCCAACTCGTATTTCACCCAAAGCCTGGTCGCCGCGCTGACCACGGATAGCGGGCGCAAAACGCTCCGCGATCGCCTCTTTCGCACGGTGGGCGCTGACGGAGAGACCGAAAGGGAATTGACGACCTTCGATGAAGTGGTTCAGGTTCTCGACCAGGAGTTCGGCCTGAAGAGTCTCGATCTTGCCTCTCTGAAGAGCCGGCTTTCGCACCTCTTTGATTGA